Proteins from a single region of Meles meles chromosome 10, mMelMel3.1 paternal haplotype, whole genome shotgun sequence:
- the LOC123952028 gene encoding homeobox protein NANOG-like has product MSADPALPQSPPGPRPPGSRDSSPMPEVCRPGESYAYLQMSSEATPHAETVSPLPSSVDLLVQDSLDSSTSPKVKLPPTSAEERTGRKEDTAQGKKQKIRTVFSQTQLYVLNDRFQRQKYLSLQQMQELSNILNLSYKQVKTWFQNQRMKCKRWQKNHWPKESKSVTQNSMAATEYPAFYSYHQGHLMNTSVNLPIWSSQTWNNPKWSNQTWNSQSWSNHSWNGQSWSNHSWTSQTWCPQAWNSQLHSCGEESLQPQIQFQQNSVSDLESLLETSGESYSVIQQSAKYFSTQQIMDLFPNYSVNIEPEDV; this is encoded by the coding sequence ATGAGTGCGGATCCAGCTCTGCCCCAGTCCCCGCCTGGCCCCAGACCGCCCGGGTCTAGGGACTCTTCTCCAATGCCTGAGGTTTGCAGGCCTGGAGAAAGTTATGCGTACCTACAAATGTCATCTGAGGCGACGCCCCATGCAGAGACcgtctctcctcttccttcctccgtGGATCTGCTTGTTCAGGACAGCCTGGATTCCTCCACCAGTCCCAAGGTGAAACTACCGCCCACTTCTGCAGAGGAGAgaacagggaggaaggaagacacaGCCCAgggcaagaaacagaaaatcaggacAGTATTCTCTCAGACCCAACTCTATGTCCTCAATGATCGATTTCAGAGGCAGAAATACCTCAGCCTGCAGCAGATGCAAGAACTTTCCAACATTCTGAACCTTAGCTATAAGCAGGTGAAGACCTGGTTCCAGAACCAGAGGATGAAATGTAAAAGGTGGCAGAAAAACCACTGGCCAAAGGAGAGCAAGAGTGTGACTCAGAATAGCATGGCAGCCACGGAATACCCAGCCTTCTATTCCTACCACCAGGGACACCTGATGAACACTTCTGTTAACCTTCCAATATGGAGCAGCCAGACCTGGAATAACCCGAAATGGAGCAACCAGACCTGGAACAGCCAATCTTGGAGCAACCACTCCTGGAACGGCCAGTCTTGGAGCAATCACTCCTGGACCAGTCAGACCTGGTGCCCCCAAGCTTGGAACAGCCAGCTCCACAGCTGTGGAGAGGAATCCCTGCAGCCCCAGATCCAGTTCCAGCAAAATTCCGTCAGTGATTTGGAGTCCCTCTTAGAAACTTCTGGGGAAAGCTATAGTGTAATACAGCAGTCCGCTAAGTATTTCAGTACCCAGCAAATCATGGATTTGTTCCCAAATTACTCTGTGAACATAGAGCCTGAAGATGTGTGA